A stretch of the Sulfurospirillum sp. UCH001 genome encodes the following:
- the mgtA gene encoding magnesium-translocating P-type ATPase: MKRHFQILERFRRSLLTGQQLHESVPSSHVKNFRDISALSYSEVLEKLQSNQEGLTQSEAHHRLHLYGHNVVATHQKQHSLLILLSKFKEPLVVMLLILALINLVYIQDLKSASVIGAMTLISVVLSFTQEIRSGKAAEKLNAMVSSMATVGRNVNGNISLLQLPISMLVPGDIVHLGAGDIIAADMRILTSKELFVNQSTLTGEAMPVEKNEQSNALHNESIFDLSNMCYRGSHVESGSAVGIVVQTGKKTYLGSIATMLEHQPSLTTFDRGIKKFTWMMITFMLIMTPVVIVINGLLKHDWAEAFLFGLSVAVGLAPEMLPMIVTVNLAKGAMRLSQKKVIVKNLQAIQNFGAMDVLCTDKTGTLTQDKIILERHIDVTGNENAHVLELAYINSHYQTGLKNLLDMAILQYVQYEKLQKSDYVRKIDEIPFDFSRKRMSVVIENNASKKHLMITKGAVEEIIALCHTFEHRSENLAFDAFNQECAFQTVKRLNEEGFRVIAIASKEVDVLQRNFTPEDECDLTLNGFIAFLDPAKEGVKEALDALHGCGVAVKVLTGDNEVVTRKICHDVGLMITRVYKGSDIDTMSDKTLKIAVEEANIFVKLSPSHKARIVEALNHNGHTTGFLGDGINDASALQMADVGLSVDTAVDIAKESADMILLEKSLLVLQQGVISGREVFGNIIKYIKMSASSNFGNMFSVLGASLFLPFLPMRPIQILTNNFLYDLSQSTTPTDNVDPEFIAKPRKWDIGGLRNFMLVMGPVSSLFDYILFAVMLYIFQCWENPSLFQTGWFVESLVSQTMIVHILRTNKLPFIQSVASVPVLIMTSFVMLFGMFLPYSPFAQTLGFQALPMLYWFILLMMMLAYIVLAQSVKQWYSNHYES; this comes from the coding sequence ATGAAACGCCATTTTCAAATTCTTGAACGCTTTCGTCGCTCTCTTCTCACAGGGCAGCAGTTACACGAAAGCGTTCCCTCTAGTCACGTCAAAAATTTCCGAGACATATCAGCTCTTTCCTATTCTGAAGTATTGGAAAAACTCCAAAGTAATCAAGAAGGCTTGACACAAAGCGAAGCGCATCATCGTTTGCATCTTTATGGTCACAATGTTGTTGCTACACATCAAAAGCAGCACAGTTTGCTTATTCTCTTATCGAAGTTTAAAGAGCCTTTGGTTGTGATGCTTTTGATTTTAGCGCTCATTAACCTTGTCTATATTCAAGATCTCAAATCGGCAAGCGTGATTGGCGCCATGACATTAATTAGTGTTGTTTTATCATTTACACAAGAGATACGTTCAGGAAAAGCAGCAGAAAAACTCAATGCAATGGTATCATCCATGGCGACTGTTGGGCGTAATGTTAATGGCAATATATCGTTATTGCAGTTGCCGATTTCTATGCTCGTTCCTGGGGATATAGTGCACTTAGGAGCAGGAGATATTATCGCGGCAGATATGAGAATTCTTACTTCAAAAGAGCTTTTTGTTAACCAATCTACATTAACAGGTGAAGCAATGCCTGTTGAAAAAAATGAACAAAGCAATGCGCTCCATAATGAAAGTATTTTCGATCTTTCCAATATGTGTTACAGAGGGAGTCATGTCGAAAGTGGTTCTGCTGTTGGCATAGTGGTTCAAACAGGTAAAAAGACTTATTTAGGCTCTATTGCTACGATGCTTGAACACCAGCCCTCTTTGACAACATTCGATAGAGGCATTAAGAAATTTACATGGATGATGATTACATTTATGCTTATCATGACTCCTGTTGTTATTGTGATCAACGGTTTATTAAAACACGATTGGGCAGAAGCTTTTTTATTTGGTCTATCGGTTGCCGTAGGGCTTGCACCTGAAATGTTACCGATGATCGTTACTGTTAATTTGGCCAAAGGTGCGATGAGACTTTCTCAAAAAAAAGTAATTGTCAAAAATCTTCAAGCCATTCAAAACTTTGGTGCTATGGATGTATTGTGTACCGATAAAACGGGAACACTCACGCAAGATAAAATTATTTTAGAGCGTCATATTGATGTTACTGGAAATGAGAATGCGCATGTTTTGGAGTTAGCGTACATCAACAGCCATTATCAAACGGGGCTGAAAAATCTTCTCGATATGGCAATTTTGCAATATGTTCAGTACGAAAAATTACAAAAAAGCGATTATGTACGTAAAATCGATGAAATTCCTTTTGATTTTAGTCGTAAACGCATGTCTGTTGTTATTGAGAATAATGCTTCAAAAAAACATCTTATGATTACGAAAGGTGCGGTTGAGGAGATTATCGCTTTGTGCCATACATTTGAGCATCGAAGTGAAAATTTGGCATTTGATGCTTTTAACCAAGAATGTGCTTTTCAAACAGTGAAACGGCTCAATGAAGAAGGGTTTAGGGTTATTGCTATTGCTTCTAAAGAGGTAGATGTTTTACAAAGGAACTTTACGCCAGAAGATGAATGTGATTTGACATTAAACGGATTTATCGCTTTTCTTGATCCTGCTAAAGAAGGTGTAAAAGAAGCACTTGATGCACTTCATGGCTGCGGTGTTGCAGTTAAAGTTTTAACAGGAGATAATGAAGTTGTAACACGAAAAATATGCCATGATGTGGGGTTGATGATTACACGTGTTTATAAAGGTTCAGATATCGATACTATGAGTGATAAAACACTCAAAATTGCTGTGGAAGAAGCGAATATTTTTGTCAAACTTTCACCTTCTCATAAAGCACGCATCGTTGAAGCATTGAACCATAATGGTCATACGACAGGCTTTTTAGGGGATGGTATTAATGATGCTTCAGCCCTTCAAATGGCTGATGTTGGGCTTTCTGTTGATACGGCAGTGGATATTGCTAAAGAGAGTGCCGATATGATTCTTTTAGAAAAAAGCCTTCTTGTGCTCCAACAAGGTGTGATCAGTGGAAGAGAGGTCTTTGGAAATATCATCAAATACATAAAGATGAGTGCCAGTTCGAATTTTGGCAATATGTTTAGTGTTTTAGGCGCTAGCCTCTTTTTACCCTTTTTACCTATGCGTCCTATTCAAATTCTTACGAACAATTTTCTTTACGATTTATCCCAATCAACAACGCCCACCGATAATGTTGATCCGGAGTTTATAGCAAAACCTCGTAAATGGGACATTGGAGGATTGCGCAATTTTATGTTGGTAATGGGGCCAGTGAGTTCGTTGTTTGACTATATATTGTTTGCCGTTATGTTGTATATCTTTCAGTGTTGGGAAAATCCATCGTTATTTCAAACAGGTTGGTTTGTGGAGTCGCTGGTATCGCAGACGATGATCGTGCATATCTTGCGCACCAATAAACTTCCTTTCATTCAAAGTGTTGCGAGCGTTCCTGTTCTTATTATGACATCATTTGTAATGCTCTTTGGTATGTTTCTACCCTACTCTCCTTTTGCGCAAACTTTGGGATTTCAAGCATTGCCGATGTTGTATTGGTTTATATTGTTAATGATGATGTTAGCGTATATTGTCTTGGCGCAAAGCGTGAAACAATGGTATAGTAATCATTATGAGAGTTAA